A stretch of Lathyrus oleraceus cultivar Zhongwan6 chromosome 6, CAAS_Psat_ZW6_1.0, whole genome shotgun sequence DNA encodes these proteins:
- the LOC127092417 gene encoding pentatricopeptide repeat-containing protein At1g22960, mitochondrial: MTLSFIPSTPFFSKTLTRLKPFLSLFSTLPHNNSNITNSQYDTAGNSRLHSAVTQPELLLRVLNSVKHRPLVALRFFRWAEKQPHFNRSGSAYVEILDILARNGFMRSAYWVMEKAIEAKIDGVVLDVLVGGGGSGEGTGSEVVSVKLLDLLLWVFAKKSVLEKCLFIFYKMIHNGLLPDVRNCNRVLKLLRDRSMVNEAKEVYNVMVECGVKPTIVTYNTLLDSFCKQGEVEQAMELLFMMRKIGCDPNEVSYNVLVNGLSRKGDFDRAKELTKEMLKLGLKVSAYTYNPLIRAYCKEGMLEEASDLEEEMLGRGALPTVATYNTVMYGLCRLGRVSDARRLLDVMVSKNLMPDLVSYNTLIYGYSRLGNLGEAFLLFVELRYKNLVPSVVTYNTLIDGVCRLGDLDIAKRMKDDMIRHGPFPDVFTFTILVRGFCKMGNLPMAKELFDEMLCRGLQPDRYAYTTRIVGELKLGDPSKAFGMQEEMLAKGFPPDLITYNVFINGLYKLGNLDEANELVQKMLRNGFVPDHVTYTSIIHAHLMAGHLRKARVVFYDMLKKGIYPSVVTYTVLIHSYAVRGRLDLAIMYFFEMQDKGVNPNVITYNALINGLCKERKMDHAYNFFAEMESKGVSANKYTYTILINENCNLGHWQEALRLYKDMLDKEIEPDSCTHSALLKHLSKDYKLHAVQHLENVIRGGE, encoded by the coding sequence ATGACCCTCTCTTTCATACCTTCAACACCATTCTTCTCAAAAACCTTAACCCGCCTCAAACCATTTCTCTCCCTTTTCTCCACACTCCCCCATAACAACAGCAACATAACTAATTCTCAATACGACACCGCCGGTAACAGCCGTTTACATTCCGCGGTTACCCAGCCCGAGTTACTCCTCCGAGTTCTCAACTCAGTTAAACACCGACCACTCGTCGCGCTTAGGTTCTTCCGTTGGGCGGAGAAGCAGCCTCACTTCAACCGATCTGGATCGGCTTATGTTGAGATTTTAGATATTCTCGCTAGAAATGGGTTTATGAGGAGTGCTTATTGGGTTATGGAGAAGGCGATTGAAGCTAAAATCGACGGTGTTGTTTTGGATGTTTTGGTTGGCGGCGGCGGAAGCGGCGAGGGTACGGGTTCTGAGGTAGTATCTGTTAAGCTTCTCGATTTATTACTTTGGGTTTTTGCGAAAAAATCAGTGTTGGAGaagtgtttgtttattttttataaaatgatTCACAATGGATTGTTGCCTGATGTTAGGAATTGTAATAGGGTTCTTAAATTGCTTAGAGATAGGAGTATGGTGAATGAGGCTAAGGAAGTTTATAATGTTATGGTTGAGTGTGGAGTTAAGCCTACAATTGTTACTTATAATACTCTGTTGGATTCGTTTTGTAAACAAGGGGAAGTTGAACAAGCGATGGAGTTATTGTTTATGATGAGGAAAATTGGGTGTGATCCGAATGAGGTGAGTTATAATGTTTTGGTGAATGGTTTGTCGAGGAAAGGGGATTTTGACCGGGCGAAGGAGTTGACGAAGGAGATGTTGAAGTTAGGACTTAAGGTTTCGGCTTACACATATAACCCTTTGATTCGTGCGTATTGTAAGGAGGGGATGCTTGAGGAAGCTAGTGATCTCGAGGAGGAGATGTTGGGGAGAGGTGCTTTGCCTACGGTGGCGACGTACAATACAGTCATGTATGGTCTTTGCAGATTGGGAAGAGTGAGTGATGCAAGGCGGTTGTTAGATGTTATGGTAAGTAAGAATTTGATGCCTGACTTAGTTTCGTATAACACTCTAATTTATGGTTATAGCAGGTTGGGAAACTTAGGGGAGGCTtttctgttgtttgttgagttAAGATACAAAAATCTTGTTCCAAGTGTTGTGACCTATAACACACTTATAGACGGTGTTTGCCGATTGGGGGACTTGGATATTGCCAAGCGGATGAAAGATGATATGATCAGACACGGACCTTTTCCTGATGTCTTCACTTTTACGATTCTTGTTAGGGGATTTTGTAAGATGGGGAACTTGCCAATGGCTAAGGAACTGTTTGATGAAATGCTGTGTAGGGGATTGCAGCCCGATCGTTATGCATACACGACTCGGATAGTTGGTGAACTCAAGCTCGGTGACCCTTCAAAGGCTTTTGGCATGCAGGAAGAAATGCTAGCCAAAGGCTTTCCACCTGATTTAATCACATATAACGTCTTCATTAATGGGCTCTATAAATTGGGAAATTTGGATGAAGCAAATGAACTCGTACAGAAAATGCTCCGCAATGGATTTGTTCCGGATCATGTGACATATACTAGCATCATCCATGCTCATTTGATGGCCGGGCATCTTCGAAAGGCTAGAGTGGTGTTCTATGATATGTTAAAGAAAGGGATATATCCTTCTGTTGTGACTTACACAGTTTTGATTCATTCATATGCTGTTAGGGGAAGGCTGGATCTTGCTATTATGTACTTCTTTGAGATGCAAGACAAGGGTGTTAATCCAAATGTGATCACATACAATGCTTTAATCAATGGACTTTGCAAAGAGAGAAAAATGGATCATGCATACAATTTTTTTGCCGAAATGGAATCAAAGGGTGTTTCTGCAAATAAGTATACATACACTATTTTGATAAATGAGAACTGCAACTTAGGCCATTGGCAGGAAGCTTTGAGACTGTACAAAGATATGCTAGATAAGGAAATTGAGCCCGATTCTTGCACACACAGTGCACTATTGAAGCATCTAAGCAAAGACTATAAATTGCATGCAGTTCAGCATCTTGAGAATGTAATTAGAGGGGGTGAATAA